A portion of the Ricinus communis isolate WT05 ecotype wild-type chromosome 10, ASM1957865v1, whole genome shotgun sequence genome contains these proteins:
- the LOC8282392 gene encoding syntaxin-132 has protein sequence MNDLLSESFEIPRGQGSRGGDIEMGMNSGDLGLENFFKKVQGIEKENEKLDRLLKKLQDAHEETKAVTRAPAMRAIRQRMDKDVDEVGKIARTVKSKIEELDRENISNRQKPGCGKGTGVDRSRTSTTMALKKKLKDKMAEFQNLRETIHQEYRDVVDRRVFTVTGARADEETIDRLIETGDSEQIFQKAIQEQGRGQIMDTLAEIQERHDAVRDLERKLLDLQQVFLDMAVLVDAQGEMLDNIESQVSSAVDHVQSGNTALQKAKKLQRNSRKWMCIAIIILLIIVVIIVVAVIKPWNNNKGA, from the exons GAATCCTTTGAGATCCCTCGTGGTCAGGGCTCTAGAGGCGGAGATATTGAGATGGGAATGAATTCTGGAGATTTGGGCTTggaaaatttctttaaaaag GTTCAAGgtattgagaaagaaaatgagaagctAGACAGGCTACTCAAAAAACTCCAG GATGCCCATGAGGAAACAAAGGCAGTGACCAGAGCTCCTGCTATGAGAG CAATCAGGCAACGAATGGACAAAGATGTTGATGAAGTTGGAAAAATTGCTCGTACAGTGAAGTCAAAGATTGAGGAACTTGATAGAGAG AATATATCGAATAGGCAGAAGCCAGGATGCGGAAAAGGAACAGGTGTAGACCGATCAAGAACCTCAACAACAAT GGCCTTGAAAAAGAAGTTGAAAGATAAGATGGCTGAATTTCAG AACCTAAGGGAAACTATCCACCAAGAGTATCGAGATGTTGTTGATAGACGTGTTTTTACAG TGACTGGTGCAAGAGCAGATGAAGAG ACGATTGACAGATTGATTGAAACTGGAGATAGTGAACAAATTTTCCAGAAAGCAATTCAAGAGCAAGGCCGAGGCCAG ATAATGGATACTCTGGCAGAAATTCAAGAGCGCCATGATGCTGTTAGAGATTTGGAGAGGAAGCTTCTGGATTTGCAGCAG GTTTTTCTGGATATGGCAGTCTTGGTGGATGCACAAGGGGAAATGCTCGACAACATAGAATCACAG GTCTCGAGTGCTGTGGATCATGTGCAGTCGGGGAATACTGCTCTCCAAAAGGCCAAGAAGTTGCAAAGGAACTCCAGGAAATGGATGTGCATTGCTATCATCATCCTTCTAATCATCGTTGTAATCATCGTTGTTGCTGTGATCAAGCCATGGAATAACAACAAGGGTGCTTAG